Proteins encoded in a region of the Dethiosulfovibrio salsuginis genome:
- the thrS gene encoding threonine--tRNA ligase yields MYRFSGADGKVMESDSLSSGDVLKSWKQDKGALAAKVNGQELDLDVVLSADSEVLPITAESEEGLDILRHSTAHLLAQAVTRLFPGSVVAIGPVIKDGFYYDIEFKEPISESDLSEIEKEMRRIVKKGIPIVRKNISREDAIALFRERQDPYKVEILEAIEDDSVNVYWQDEYVDLCRGPHAPNTRYLKYFKLLSVAGAYWRGDENNIMLTRIYGTAFASQEELEGYIHRMEEAKKRDHRKLGRELGLFTLHREGPGFPFFHPKGMVVINTLVDFWRKVHRKNGYDEIKTPLILNRDLWIQSGHWDHYRDNMYFTEIDEQPYAIKPMNCPGGIMVYKSDLHSYRELPLRLGELGTVHRHEKSGVLHGLMRVRCFTQDDAHHYCTPDQIKDEVSLIMDMVDYIYSEVFGFKYHIELSTRPENSMGSDELWTLAEDSLREVLERRGVKYILNPGDGAFYGPKIDFHLEDCIGRTWQCGTIQLDFQMPEKFDVNYIGPDGKEHRPAMLHRTILGSLERFFGILIEHYAGAFPFWIAPVQIKILAVGEDHVAYARDLMARLKCEDYRVELDVRDEKLGKKIRDAQMEKVPFMLVVGDKELESGTAAVRDRSEGDLGSMSFEDLLSHLKGQFSPL; encoded by the coding sequence ATGTATCGTTTTTCTGGAGCAGACGGTAAGGTAATGGAGTCGGATTCTTTATCCTCCGGCGACGTCCTTAAATCGTGGAAACAGGATAAAGGGGCTCTGGCAGCTAAGGTAAACGGGCAGGAGCTTGATCTGGACGTGGTTTTGTCCGCCGACTCCGAGGTGCTCCCTATCACCGCAGAATCGGAGGAGGGGCTGGACATACTCAGGCACTCCACCGCTCACCTTCTCGCCCAGGCGGTGACCAGGCTTTTCCCTGGCTCGGTGGTGGCCATCGGTCCGGTTATAAAAGACGGTTTTTACTACGATATAGAGTTTAAAGAGCCTATCTCCGAGTCCGACCTCTCTGAGATAGAGAAAGAGATGAGGCGGATCGTAAAAAAAGGCATTCCTATAGTCCGAAAGAACATCTCCAGAGAGGATGCCATCGCCCTTTTCAGGGAACGTCAGGATCCCTATAAGGTGGAGATCCTTGAGGCCATAGAGGACGACTCGGTCAACGTTTACTGGCAAGACGAGTATGTCGACCTCTGTCGTGGACCTCACGCTCCTAATACCAGATATCTCAAGTATTTCAAGCTTCTCTCCGTCGCCGGTGCCTACTGGAGAGGTGACGAGAATAACATAATGCTCACCAGGATATACGGAACCGCCTTCGCCTCCCAGGAGGAGCTGGAAGGCTATATCCACAGGATGGAGGAGGCCAAAAAGAGGGATCACCGCAAGCTCGGCAGAGAGCTCGGCCTTTTCACCCTCCACAGAGAGGGGCCTGGTTTCCCATTCTTCCACCCTAAGGGCATGGTGGTTATCAACACCTTGGTGGACTTCTGGAGAAAGGTCCACCGTAAGAACGGCTACGACGAAATAAAGACCCCTCTGATCCTCAACAGAGATCTGTGGATCCAGTCGGGCCACTGGGATCATTATCGGGACAATATGTACTTCACCGAGATCGACGAACAGCCCTACGCCATCAAGCCTATGAACTGTCCTGGAGGGATCATGGTCTATAAATCGGACCTCCACAGCTACAGAGAGCTGCCCCTGAGGCTCGGTGAGCTGGGGACCGTCCATCGTCACGAAAAGTCCGGAGTGCTTCACGGTCTGATGAGGGTCAGATGTTTCACCCAGGACGACGCTCACCACTACTGCACCCCCGATCAGATCAAAGACGAGGTTTCCCTGATCATGGATATGGTGGACTATATCTACTCCGAGGTGTTTGGCTTTAAATACCACATAGAGCTCTCCACAAGGCCGGAGAACTCCATGGGTTCCGATGAGCTTTGGACGCTGGCGGAAGACTCTTTAAGGGAGGTCCTGGAAAGAAGAGGGGTGAAGTACATCCTAAACCCCGGTGATGGAGCCTTCTACGGACCTAAAATAGACTTCCATCTGGAGGACTGCATAGGCAGGACCTGGCAGTGTGGCACCATCCAGCTTGACTTCCAGATGCCAGAGAAGTTCGACGTAAACTACATAGGCCCTGATGGAAAAGAACACCGTCCCGCCATGCTCCACAGGACGATACTCGGCAGCCTGGAGCGGTTCTTCGGCATACTCATAGAGCATTACGCAGGAGCCTTCCCCTTCTGGATAGCTCCTGTCCAGATAAAGATATTGGCGGTCGGAGAGGACCACGTTGCTTACGCCAGAGATCTCATGGCGAGGCTTAAATGTGAGGACTACAGGGTGGAGCTAGACGTAAGGGACGAGAAGCTAGGCAAAAAGATAAGGGACGCCCAGATGGAGAAAGTCCCCTTCATGCTGGTAGTCGGCGATAAGGAGCTTGAGAGCGGCACGGCGGCGGTGAGAGATCGCTCCGAGGGCGATCTCGGATCCATGTCCTTTGAGGACCTCCTGTCACACCTAAAGGGTCAATTCTCCCCCCTTTAA
- the dut gene encoding dUTP diphosphatase codes for MDVFVPVVREGEAQRLPLPRYETEGSAGMDLLASEAVAIPPGRCEAVPTGLKIAVPVGFEAQIRPRSGLALKKSILVPNSPGTIDSDYRGEVKVILMNLGDSPFEVSPGDRIAQMVLTPVVRAVWEDVDSLDSTERGEGGFGSTGLSSSPGEVS; via the coding sequence GTGGATGTATTCGTCCCCGTGGTAAGGGAAGGGGAAGCCCAAAGGCTTCCCCTTCCTCGCTATGAAACCGAAGGCTCCGCCGGTATGGACTTACTGGCCTCCGAGGCGGTTGCGATCCCTCCAGGACGATGTGAGGCTGTTCCTACAGGCCTTAAGATCGCCGTCCCAGTTGGCTTTGAGGCTCAGATAAGGCCGAGAAGCGGTCTGGCTCTTAAAAAATCTATCTTGGTCCCAAATTCCCCTGGCACCATAGATTCGGATTACAGAGGAGAGGTCAAGGTAATTCTGATGAACCTTGGAGATTCTCCTTTCGAGGTATCCCCCGGGGATAGAATAGCTCAGATGGTGCTGACTCCTGTTGTCAGAGCTGTCTGGGAGGATGTAGACTCCCTGGATTCAACGGAGAGAGGTGAAGGAGGCTTCGGCAGCACCGGCCTATCCTCCAGTCCCGGCGAAGTCAGTTAA
- a CDS encoding polyribonucleotide nucleotidyltransferase, which produces MKKTYKVTIGAQEMVFETGKVAKQASGSIWASQGETVVLTTACMTDKPREGLDFFPLLVDFEERFYSAGKIPGGFIKREGRPSQTATISARVIDRSIRSLFEGWMRHDVHVVATVLSVDQLNAPNILAINAASAALTISDIPWGGPVGAVRIGCIDGELVVNPTEAQMVDSSLELVVSGHADGITMVESGSKEVSEELLVDAMEMAHQEIKKIVALQLQMREEIGRPKIVIEPPQVFSEIDQWVEANLKEDIGRAVMIHEKKERGSAIREIEAKAREHFAESYPDKGGYISKVVEHWVKTMMRAITVKEKRRADGRRTDELRAVSCEVDVLPRVHGSAIFTRGETQALATATLGMLGEDDQLIDGLKHDEPNKSFLLHYNFPPFSVGEVRPMRGPGRREIGHGVLAERALFPVVPKEDEFPYVTRVVSDILESNGSSSQASVCGGSLALMSAGVPIKRHVAGIAMGLIKEGDDVVVLTDIQGLEDHYGDMDFKVAGTRDGVTALQMDNKAGGITRAILQQALAQARDARMAILDVMEEAISEPRDLSPNAPRMQTMTINVDKIRDVIGPGGKVIRGITQETGAKVNIDDNGQVLVAGATQEEVNAAIKMISDIVREVQAGEVFLGKVTRLMAFGTFVEVLPGKEGLLHVSEISTHRVGKVEDVFKPGDQVLVMVREIDDMGRINLTRKKILADEAKVKEAGLETCLPFEAERDTFIGTLPPAPPAGSDGPRRRPGGDDRRRGGNGDGGRGRR; this is translated from the coding sequence ATGAAGAAGACCTATAAGGTAACTATTGGGGCACAGGAGATGGTATTTGAGACCGGTAAGGTCGCAAAGCAGGCTTCTGGGTCCATCTGGGCCAGCCAGGGTGAGACGGTTGTCCTTACCACCGCCTGTATGACCGATAAGCCCAGGGAGGGGCTGGACTTTTTCCCCCTTCTCGTCGACTTTGAGGAACGTTTTTACTCTGCAGGAAAGATTCCCGGTGGATTCATAAAGAGGGAGGGCCGTCCGTCTCAGACCGCCACCATAAGTGCGAGGGTCATAGATCGCTCCATAAGGTCGCTTTTTGAGGGATGGATGCGTCACGATGTCCACGTTGTCGCGACGGTCCTATCGGTGGACCAGCTTAACGCCCCTAATATACTGGCGATAAACGCCGCATCCGCCGCTTTGACTATATCGGATATCCCCTGGGGAGGACCGGTAGGAGCGGTAAGGATCGGCTGTATCGACGGAGAGTTGGTCGTTAACCCTACAGAGGCTCAGATGGTAGACAGCTCTCTGGAGCTTGTGGTCAGCGGTCACGCCGACGGTATCACCATGGTGGAGTCGGGCTCTAAAGAGGTTTCCGAGGAGCTTTTAGTCGACGCTATGGAGATGGCCCATCAGGAGATAAAGAAGATCGTCGCCCTTCAGCTTCAGATGAGGGAGGAGATCGGACGTCCTAAGATAGTCATCGAGCCTCCTCAGGTGTTCTCCGAGATAGACCAGTGGGTCGAGGCCAATCTGAAAGAGGATATCGGCCGTGCCGTAATGATCCACGAGAAAAAGGAGAGAGGATCGGCTATTCGGGAGATAGAGGCTAAGGCAAGGGAGCATTTCGCCGAGTCTTACCCCGACAAAGGCGGCTATATCTCCAAGGTGGTAGAGCACTGGGTAAAGACCATGATGAGAGCCATCACCGTCAAGGAAAAGAGACGGGCCGACGGCAGAAGGACCGACGAGCTTCGGGCGGTATCCTGTGAGGTCGACGTTTTGCCCAGGGTTCACGGTTCGGCTATTTTCACCAGAGGAGAGACCCAGGCGCTTGCTACCGCCACTTTGGGGATGTTAGGTGAAGACGATCAGCTTATCGATGGCCTGAAGCACGATGAGCCTAACAAGAGCTTCCTTCTTCACTATAACTTCCCTCCTTTCTCCGTAGGAGAGGTTCGGCCTATGAGAGGTCCGGGCAGGCGAGAGATAGGCCACGGCGTTTTAGCGGAAAGAGCACTGTTCCCGGTGGTCCCGAAAGAGGACGAGTTCCCCTACGTAACCAGGGTTGTATCCGATATCCTCGAGTCGAACGGTTCCAGTTCCCAGGCGTCGGTATGTGGCGGAAGTCTGGCCCTCATGAGTGCTGGAGTTCCTATCAAGAGGCACGTCGCTGGCATCGCTATGGGTCTGATCAAAGAGGGAGACGACGTAGTCGTCCTGACCGATATCCAGGGGCTTGAGGATCACTACGGAGATATGGACTTTAAGGTGGCTGGAACCAGAGACGGCGTTACCGCCCTTCAGATGGACAACAAAGCGGGAGGCATCACCAGAGCTATCCTCCAGCAGGCGTTGGCTCAGGCCAGAGATGCCAGAATGGCTATCCTGGACGTTATGGAAGAGGCTATCTCAGAGCCCAGAGATCTTTCACCTAACGCCCCTAGAATGCAGACTATGACTATCAACGTCGATAAGATCAGGGATGTCATAGGACCTGGCGGAAAGGTCATCAGAGGGATCACCCAGGAGACCGGAGCTAAGGTGAACATCGACGATAACGGCCAGGTTCTGGTCGCAGGGGCGACTCAGGAAGAGGTCAACGCCGCCATCAAGATGATCAGCGATATAGTCCGTGAGGTTCAGGCCGGGGAGGTCTTCCTGGGCAAGGTCACCAGACTGATGGCCTTCGGGACCTTTGTGGAGGTTCTTCCCGGAAAAGAGGGACTCCTTCACGTCAGCGAGATAAGCACCCATAGGGTTGGCAAGGTGGAGGACGTGTTCAAGCCTGGAGATCAGGTCTTGGTCATGGTCAGGGAGATCGACGACATGGGAAGAATTAACCTAACCAGAAAGAAGATCCTCGCCGACGAGGCGAAGGTTAAAGAGGCTGGCCTCGAGACCTGCCTGCCCTTTGAGGCGGAGAGGGACACCTTTATAGGGACCCTTCCTCCCGCACCTCCTGCAGGATCTGACGGACCTAGAAGGCGTCCTGGTGGTGACGATCGTCGCAGAGGCGGCAACGGAGACGGCGGAAGAGGCAGGAGATAA
- the rpsO gene encoding 30S ribosomal protein S15, with protein sequence MLTKEQKGVIIEDYHTHGSDTGSPEVQIAILTKRIRDLTEHLKIHKHDYHSKKGLLTMVGRRRKMLRYVREKDFNRYKSLIERLGLRH encoded by the coding sequence ATGCTTACAAAAGAACAGAAAGGCGTAATTATCGAGGATTATCACACTCACGGTAGCGACACCGGATCTCCTGAGGTTCAGATCGCCATCCTCACCAAGAGGATCAGGGATCTCACCGAGCATCTTAAGATCCACAAGCACGACTATCACTCAAAAAAGGGCCTCCTTACCATGGTCGGCCGTCGTCGTAAGATGCTTCGCTACGTCAGGGAGAAGGACTTCAACCGCTATAAGAGCCTCATCGAGAGGCTGGGACTCAGACACTAG